In Lactococcus paracarnosus, a genomic segment contains:
- a CDS encoding metal ABC transporter solute-binding protein, Zn/Mn family, translated as MLKKLIMTLIPLALLLAGVLYFTSHQEVAKQATGNKLRVVTTNSILEDMVRQVAGDKVSLHSIVSRGVDPHEYDPKPADISAATQADVLFHNGLNLETGGSGWFTKLIKTAHKTEGEQVFTASQAVTPMYLSTNTSETDPHAWLDLGNGIKYVLTITEVLKSKDPKHEDYYQKRSDAYVKKLETLDVTAKEKFLDIPEKQRLLVTSEGAFKYFSQAYHVTPAYIWEINTESQGTPEQLSQVLEKIKVSDVKGLFVETSVSKKSMTQVAKETGLTIKSTIFTDSLAKPGEPGDTYYDMMQWNLDKIYQGLKGK; from the coding sequence ATGTTAAAAAAACTCATCATGACCCTTATCCCGCTAGCGCTTCTCTTGGCTGGGGTACTCTATTTTACAAGCCATCAAGAGGTAGCCAAACAAGCAACTGGCAACAAGTTAAGGGTTGTCACAACCAATTCGATTTTAGAGGATATGGTTAGGCAGGTTGCTGGAGATAAAGTATCGCTCCACAGTATCGTAAGTCGGGGTGTTGATCCGCATGAATATGACCCAAAACCTGCTGATATTTCGGCAGCAACACAAGCTGATGTTCTCTTCCATAATGGCTTAAACCTAGAGACAGGTGGTAGCGGTTGGTTCACAAAACTAATCAAAACAGCGCATAAAACCGAAGGGGAGCAGGTTTTTACAGCAAGTCAGGCCGTCACACCGATGTATCTGAGCACCAATACCTCAGAAACCGATCCACATGCCTGGCTTGATTTGGGCAATGGGATTAAGTATGTCCTGACCATAACTGAGGTATTAAAAAGCAAGGATCCTAAACATGAAGACTACTATCAAAAACGCTCAGATGCCTATGTCAAAAAACTTGAAACATTAGATGTGACTGCTAAAGAAAAATTCTTAGATATCCCAGAAAAGCAACGACTACTCGTGACATCAGAAGGGGCCTTTAAATACTTTTCACAAGCCTATCATGTGACACCAGCTTATATTTGGGAGATCAATACAGAATCACAAGGCACCCCCGAACAACTGTCCCAAGTCCTTGAAAAAATTAAGGTATCAGACGTAAAAGGGCTATTTGTCGAAACGTCTGTCTCAAAAAAATCGATGACGCAGGTCGCTAAGGAAACTGGCTTAACGATTAAATCAACCATTTTTACAGACTCCCTTGCTAAACCTGGTGAGCCTGGTGATACTTACTATGATATGATGCAATGGAACCTGGATAAGATTTATCAAGGGCTTAAAGGAAAATAG
- a CDS encoding metal ABC transporter permease, translating into MTSISQFISALSQYNFLQTALITSILVGVMSGIIGSFIILRGMSLMGDAISHAVLPGVAVAYMLGLNLLFGASVFGILAAMLIGYVASHSKLKNDTAIGIVFSAFYALGFILISLAESASNLHHILFGNVLAVSDADLITTTCVLIVVILFIVLFYKELLITSFDTTFAQTYGLKTQAIHYALMLMLTLVTVSSLQTVGIILVVAMLITPAATAFLWTDKLHVMLVYSGVFGAVAALVGLFISYTFNLASGPAIVLVAAILFGFSFLVSPKQGILFKVNLSNHH; encoded by the coding sequence ATGACGAGTATTAGCCAATTTATCTCGGCTTTGTCCCAGTATAATTTTCTACAGACAGCCCTGATTACGTCTATATTGGTTGGGGTCATGAGTGGTATCATTGGTAGCTTCATCATTTTAAGGGGCATGTCTCTGATGGGAGATGCCATATCGCATGCGGTCTTACCAGGTGTAGCAGTTGCCTACATGCTAGGGCTCAACCTGCTTTTCGGTGCATCAGTCTTTGGTATCTTAGCGGCTATGCTCATTGGATATGTAGCTAGCCATAGTAAACTTAAAAATGATACAGCGATTGGCATCGTCTTTAGTGCCTTCTATGCGCTAGGCTTCATCTTGATTTCTCTGGCAGAAAGTGCAAGTAACTTACACCATATTTTATTTGGTAATGTCTTAGCTGTCAGTGATGCAGATTTGATCACGACCACCTGTGTGTTAATTGTCGTCATCTTATTTATCGTCTTGTTTTATAAAGAATTACTGATCACGTCGTTTGATACGACGTTTGCACAGACTTATGGTTTGAAAACACAAGCCATCCACTATGCCTTGATGCTGATGCTGACTTTGGTAACGGTGTCTTCGCTGCAAACAGTTGGGATAATCCTTGTTGTTGCTATGCTCATCACGCCAGCAGCTACTGCCTTTTTATGGACAGATAAATTACATGTCATGCTGGTTTATTCAGGTGTGTTTGGCGCTGTTGCTGCGCTTGTTGGTCTATTTATCAGCTACACCTTTAACTTAGCATCGGGACCGGCTATTGTCCTTGTCGCAGCTATCCTGTTTGGTTTTTCATTTTTAGTGTCACCTAAGCAAGGTATCTTGTTTAAAGTGAACTTGTCAAATCATCATTAG
- a CDS encoding metal ABC transporter ATP-binding protein, whose protein sequence is MFKIEKLTVAYQGELILNQLSIAFQKGKITGIIGPNGAGKSTLIKGALGLTPTKSGLASLDGKPLNKLKDKIAYVEQRAAVDLTFPISVFDVVLTGTYPKLGLFKSPGMAEKQATLAALGKVDLIAFKDRQIGSLSGGQLQRVFVARAIVQDAEVVILDEPFVGIDMASEQSIMSILKRWCAKGKTIIVVNHDLNKVTQYFDDLIIMNRGIVANGPVGETYTKANIQKAFSPDFGDLLFEKDDHQVQEGGVHDEY, encoded by the coding sequence ATGTTTAAAATAGAAAAATTGACCGTCGCATATCAAGGCGAGCTGATTTTAAATCAGCTGTCTATTGCCTTTCAAAAAGGGAAAATTACGGGTATTATTGGGCCAAATGGTGCTGGTAAATCCACCTTGATTAAGGGGGCACTTGGTCTAACCCCCACTAAAAGTGGGCTAGCCTCTCTAGATGGCAAACCACTCAACAAACTCAAAGATAAGATTGCCTATGTTGAGCAGCGTGCTGCTGTTGATTTAACCTTTCCAATCAGTGTGTTTGACGTGGTATTGACAGGCACCTATCCTAAGCTAGGTCTCTTCAAAAGTCCAGGGATGGCTGAGAAACAAGCCACACTTGCTGCGCTTGGGAAAGTGGACTTGATTGCCTTTAAAGACCGGCAGATTGGTAGCTTATCAGGTGGTCAATTGCAACGTGTCTTTGTTGCGCGTGCCATCGTCCAGGATGCGGAGGTAGTCATCTTAGATGAACCATTTGTCGGCATTGATATGGCCAGTGAGCAAAGTATCATGTCGATTTTAAAAAGATGGTGTGCTAAAGGTAAGACGATCATCGTGGTCAATCATGATTTGAATAAGGTCACACAGTATTTTGATGATCTGATCATCATGAACCGTGGTATCGTGGCGAATGGTCCAGTAGGTGAGACTTATACTAAGGCAAATATTCAAAAGGCCTTTAGTCCGGATTTTGGTGATCTCTTATTTGAAAAGGATGACCATCAAGTTCAAGAGGGAGGTGTCCATGACGAGTATTAG
- a CDS encoding Nramp family divalent metal transporter — MKEHKKFIAYANGPSLSEINGTIDIPKNNSFWKNILAFSGPGALVAVGYMDPGNWITSIGGGAEYGYLLLSVVLISSLIAMLLQYMASKLGIVTGLDLAQATRQHTGKKLGFVLWVITEFAIMATDIAEVGGGAIALNLLFGLPIIWGVILTVFDVLLLLFLMKLGFRKIEAIVITLITVIMVVFIYEVAISNPALAELAKGFVPQKQILNRGQLTMALGIVGATVMPHNLYLHSSIAQSRNYNRQDEDDVARAVRFSTWDSNIQLTIAFIINTLLLVLGAAMFFGRGEGLGTFTSLYNALQDNKLAGAVASPLLSTLFAVALLASGQNSTITGTLSGQIVMEGFINLKIPTWARRLITRGISVIPVLIAAIYYHGSEGGLDDLMVKSQVFLSIALPVSMIPLVYFTSSEKIMGKRFKNKKIIAALGWIAAILLTVLNIKLIIDMF; from the coding sequence ATGAAGGAACACAAGAAGTTTATAGCATATGCAAATGGGCCCAGTTTATCTGAAATAAATGGGACGATAGATATTCCAAAAAATAATAGTTTTTGGAAAAATATTTTAGCATTTTCAGGACCAGGAGCCTTGGTAGCAGTTGGCTATATGGATCCAGGTAACTGGATTACTTCTATCGGTGGTGGGGCTGAATATGGCTATCTCCTTTTATCAGTTGTCTTAATTTCAAGTTTGATCGCTATGTTATTACAGTATATGGCATCAAAACTAGGGATTGTAACTGGCTTAGATTTGGCCCAAGCAACACGGCAACATACCGGAAAAAAACTTGGCTTTGTCCTTTGGGTGATTACGGAGTTTGCGATTATGGCGACAGATATCGCAGAAGTCGGTGGTGGGGCGATTGCCTTGAACTTATTGTTTGGTCTACCGATTATCTGGGGGGTTATCCTGACAGTATTTGACGTCTTACTATTATTATTTTTGATGAAATTAGGCTTTCGTAAAATAGAAGCGATTGTCATCACCTTAATTACAGTGATCATGGTCGTCTTTATTTATGAAGTAGCGATTTCAAATCCAGCACTTGCAGAACTAGCTAAGGGCTTTGTGCCACAAAAACAAATTTTAAATAGAGGGCAGTTAACCATGGCGTTGGGAATTGTTGGTGCGACTGTTATGCCCCATAATCTCTACCTGCACTCCTCTATCGCCCAGTCACGTAACTACAATCGTCAAGATGAAGATGATGTGGCGCGTGCTGTTCGTTTTTCGACTTGGGATTCAAATATTCAATTAACGATTGCCTTTATCATCAATACCCTACTCCTCGTTTTAGGAGCGGCCATGTTCTTTGGTCGTGGCGAAGGCTTGGGTACCTTTACGTCTTTGTATAATGCCTTGCAAGATAATAAATTAGCCGGTGCAGTTGCAAGTCCCTTACTTTCTACCTTATTTGCGGTTGCACTTTTAGCATCAGGTCAAAACTCAACGATTACAGGGACACTTTCAGGTCAAATCGTGATGGAAGGCTTTATTAATCTGAAGATACCAACATGGGCACGTCGGTTGATTACGCGTGGTATCTCTGTTATTCCAGTCTTGATCGCAGCTATTTATTATCATGGTAGTGAAGGTGGTTTGGATGATTTGATGGTCAAATCTCAAGTCTTTCTATCCATTGCTCTACCTGTTTCGATGATTCCACTGGTTTATTTCACCTCTAGTGAGAAAATTATGGGGAAACGGTTTAAAAATAAAAAAATCATCGCTGCCCTTGGATGGATAGCAGCTATTCTCTTGACAGTGCTAAATATTAAGCTGATTATCGATATGTTCTAG
- a CDS encoding metal-dependent transcriptional regulator: MDEFSKTEQDYLKAIYQLQDKTKGLVGITDIANYLKVAAPSATEMIKRLAKKELVEHKKYYGVSLKPEGYQEARFILKSHRVWETFLVEQAGYQIDEVHEEAENLEHASSKRLVERLYTLMNFPKTDPHGSEIPSERFWRGDLMTLDLSQARLEHRYEVVAISEEIAVFLSQLTIKQPKFITVVSHLSDASVIVKTDDEIRFVIPNFQKNSWQLAYYSN; this comes from the coding sequence ATGGACGAATTTTCAAAAACAGAACAAGATTATTTAAAAGCGATTTATCAATTACAGGATAAGACAAAAGGCTTAGTTGGTATCACTGATATCGCAAACTACCTCAAGGTTGCCGCACCAAGTGCGACAGAAATGATTAAGCGCTTGGCTAAAAAAGAATTAGTAGAGCACAAAAAATATTATGGTGTGTCTTTAAAACCTGAAGGCTATCAAGAAGCAAGGTTTATTCTTAAATCTCACCGGGTTTGGGAAACTTTTTTGGTTGAGCAGGCTGGTTATCAGATAGACGAGGTACATGAAGAAGCAGAAAATTTAGAGCATGCTTCATCTAAAAGACTCGTTGAGCGCTTATATACCCTCATGAATTTTCCAAAGACTGATCCTCATGGATCAGAAATTCCATCTGAACGCTTCTGGAGAGGCGATTTGATGACACTTGACTTAAGTCAAGCCAGACTTGAGCATCGCTATGAAGTCGTCGCTATTTCTGAAGAAATTGCCGTATTTCTAAGTCAACTTACGATTAAACAGCCTAAATTTATTACAGTTGTATCACATTTATCTGATGCATCAGTAATCGTCAAGACAGATGATGAGATACGGTTTGTCATCCCGAATTTTCAAAAAAATAGCTGGCAATTAGCCTATTATAGTAACTAG
- a CDS encoding ABC transporter permease/substrate binding protein produces the protein MFNLLTSQLPISNWASNCVDWLTEHFSGFFNLIQQGGNALMDAMTNGLIAIPMFLVIAGLFVIAVATSPKKWGFPIFTLLGLLLIANQGLWEDLMSTMTLVIMSALISLIIGVPLGILMAKSDRTQAIVQPILDFMQTMPGFVYLIPAVAFFGIGVVPGVFASIIFALPPVVRMTNLGIRQVSTSLVEAADSFGSTTWQKLIKLELPSAKNTILAGANQTIMLALSMVVTASMIGAPGLGRGVLSAVQHADVGAGFVNGIALVILAIIIDRFAQKLNTKPGQKSAGNKTRRWLVLISLLVMIGGGIVNSFSQASESNKKISLGYVQWDSEVASTTVLGQALKAHGYNVTLTPLDNAVLWQSVANKQVDASLSAWLPNTHGTLLKKYKDNLTVVGTNLTGVKTGLVVPDYMSVKSISDLTDQANKTITGIEPGAGIMATTADMMKVYPNLKDWNLQVSSSGAMVSALEKAYKNKEDIVITGWSPHWMFSKYKLRYLEDPKGAMGEKESIKTIARDNLKSDDPDTYKILEKFKWTSDDMEGVMLDIQAGMKPTDAADKWIKANQKTVDSWFKN, from the coding sequence ATGTTTAACCTACTCACAAGCCAATTACCGATTAGTAATTGGGCATCTAATTGTGTTGATTGGCTGACGGAACACTTTTCAGGGTTCTTTAATTTGATTCAACAAGGTGGGAATGCCTTGATGGACGCGATGACCAATGGTCTCATTGCCATCCCGATGTTTCTCGTTATTGCCGGATTATTTGTCATTGCTGTCGCAACGTCACCTAAAAAATGGGGTTTTCCTATTTTTACCTTACTTGGCTTACTATTAATTGCTAACCAAGGCCTATGGGAAGATTTGATGAGCACCATGACGCTGGTAATTATGTCAGCCTTAATTTCACTCATCATTGGGGTGCCACTTGGTATCTTGATGGCTAAGTCTGACCGGACACAAGCGATTGTACAACCGATATTAGACTTTATGCAAACAATGCCCGGATTTGTTTATTTGATTCCAGCAGTCGCCTTTTTCGGTATCGGTGTTGTACCAGGGGTATTTGCCTCTATCATATTTGCCTTACCACCAGTTGTTAGGATGACAAATCTTGGGATTCGCCAAGTGTCTACTTCTTTAGTAGAGGCAGCAGACTCATTTGGGTCTACAACATGGCAAAAATTAATTAAACTTGAGTTACCTAGTGCCAAAAATACCATTTTGGCAGGTGCTAATCAAACAATCATGTTAGCACTATCTATGGTTGTAACAGCAAGTATGATCGGTGCACCAGGACTTGGTCGAGGTGTCTTATCTGCCGTGCAACATGCGGATGTTGGTGCAGGTTTTGTAAATGGTATCGCACTCGTTATTTTAGCCATTATCATTGACCGTTTTGCCCAAAAGCTCAACACAAAACCTGGTCAAAAATCAGCAGGTAATAAAACCAGACGTTGGTTAGTCCTCATTAGTTTACTTGTCATGATTGGTGGCGGTATCGTTAACTCATTTTCACAGGCAAGTGAAAGTAACAAGAAAATTAGTTTAGGCTATGTACAATGGGATTCAGAAGTCGCGAGTACAACTGTCTTAGGTCAAGCCTTAAAAGCCCATGGCTATAATGTCACTTTGACACCATTAGATAACGCTGTACTGTGGCAATCAGTGGCAAATAAGCAGGTAGATGCCTCTTTATCAGCATGGTTACCCAATACACATGGGACGCTGTTAAAAAAATATAAGGATAATCTGACTGTAGTAGGCACTAACTTGACCGGTGTTAAGACGGGTCTTGTGGTACCAGACTATATGTCAGTTAAGTCTATCTCTGATTTGACAGATCAAGCCAATAAAACCATAACAGGGATCGAACCTGGTGCAGGTATTATGGCAACGACAGCTGATATGATGAAAGTCTATCCAAATCTGAAGGACTGGAACCTACAAGTATCCTCTAGTGGCGCCATGGTATCTGCCCTTGAAAAAGCTTATAAAAACAAAGAGGATATCGTCATTACTGGCTGGTCTCCTCACTGGATGTTTAGTAAGTATAAGTTGAGATACTTAGAAGATCCCAAAGGTGCGATGGGTGAAAAAGAATCAATTAAAACGATTGCCAGAGATAACTTGAAATCGGATGATCCGGACACGTATAAGATTTTAGAGAAATTTAAGTGGACATCAGATGATATGGAAGGTGTCATGCTAGATATACAAGCTGGTATGAAGCCAACTGATGCAGCTGATAAATGGATTAAAGCCAATCAAAAAACAGTTGATAGCTGGTTCAAAAATTAA
- a CDS encoding quaternary amine ABC transporter ATP-binding protein, which yields MPKVEIKQLTKIFGKKRKAALELVKQNMNKDEILKRTGSTVGVYDINLEINDGEIFVIMGLSGSGKSTLIRLLNRLSEPTAGQLIIDGQDITKLNKKELLDIRRRKMSMVFQNFALFPHRTILENTEYGLEVQDVPKEERRKRAEKALDNAKLLAFKDQYPDQLSGGMQQRVGLARALTNDPDILLMDEAFSALDPMVRREMQDELLDLQATVQKTIIFITHDLDEALRIGDRIAIMKDGKLVQVGTGEEILTNPENDYVRTFTEGVDRAKVLVAENIMIPAFTTNIVVDGPTVALRRMQEEEVSGLVAIDRNRQFQGYLSADAAVRARKEKLPLSDVIAEMPQITSDTLISDILPIIYDATTPVAVVDDGRLRGVIIRGLVLEALADVDDTDEVPEIDKTDKIAETADIIAVETEEV from the coding sequence ATGCCAAAGGTTGAAATAAAACAGCTAACTAAAATATTTGGGAAGAAACGTAAAGCAGCATTAGAGTTAGTGAAACAAAACATGAACAAAGATGAAATATTGAAGAGAACAGGTAGCACTGTAGGGGTCTACGATATTAATCTTGAAATCAATGATGGTGAGATATTCGTTATCATGGGGCTATCTGGTTCAGGTAAGTCTACTTTAATCAGATTGCTGAACCGCTTGTCTGAGCCAACTGCAGGTCAGTTGATAATTGATGGACAAGATATCACCAAATTGAACAAAAAAGAGTTATTAGATATCAGACGTCGTAAAATGTCGATGGTCTTTCAAAACTTTGCTTTGTTTCCACATCGGACGATTTTGGAAAATACTGAGTATGGCTTAGAAGTTCAAGATGTACCAAAAGAGGAACGTCGTAAACGTGCTGAAAAGGCGCTTGATAATGCTAAATTACTTGCCTTTAAAGACCAGTATCCAGATCAACTATCTGGTGGGATGCAACAGCGTGTAGGGTTAGCTAGAGCATTGACAAATGATCCTGATATCTTACTCATGGATGAGGCCTTTTCAGCCCTTGACCCCATGGTACGAAGAGAGATGCAAGATGAGCTCTTAGATCTGCAAGCAACTGTTCAAAAGACGATTATTTTTATTACCCATGACCTAGATGAAGCCCTTAGAATTGGTGACCGTATCGCGATCATGAAAGACGGTAAATTAGTCCAAGTCGGAACAGGTGAGGAAATCTTGACTAATCCTGAAAATGACTATGTCAGAACCTTTACTGAAGGTGTGGACCGAGCTAAGGTACTGGTGGCTGAAAACATTATGATTCCAGCATTCACAACAAATATCGTCGTTGACGGACCAACAGTTGCCTTGCGTCGGATGCAAGAAGAAGAAGTATCCGGATTGGTTGCTATTGATAGAAATCGACAGTTTCAGGGTTATCTGTCAGCAGATGCAGCAGTTCGTGCGCGTAAAGAAAAATTACCGTTATCAGATGTTATCGCAGAGATGCCTCAAATTACGTCAGACACATTGATTTCTGATATTTTACCGATCATTTATGATGCGACAACACCAGTTGCTGTTGTTGATGATGGTCGGCTACGTGGTGTTATCATCAGAGGTCTCGTGCTTGAAGCATTAGCAGATGTTGATGACACTGATGAAGTGCCTGAAATAGATAAAACAGACAAGATAGCTGAGACAGCTGATATCATAGCAGTTGAAACGGAGGAAGTATAA
- a CDS encoding GntR family transcriptional regulator produces the protein MKAIREPRYRQIAYAIAEKIVESDYPIGSKLHARSTLSAQFGVSSETARKAISILSDLAIVKVVHGSGVEILSQEKAKNFLNQAQETTNIQALHAQIDNILTVQKTSIDNLSESLTTLFEQTARVQKKSPFTPFELLLADDSEHLFKSIGQLNLWQTTGATIVAILHHDELVMSPGPYAILEKGDTIYFVGNETIFHTVKTFFYGHA, from the coding sequence ATGAAAGCTATAAGAGAACCCCGTTACCGCCAAATCGCCTATGCCATTGCTGAAAAAATCGTAGAAAGTGATTATCCGATAGGGAGTAAACTCCATGCCAGATCGACACTTTCTGCTCAGTTTGGTGTCTCATCTGAAACCGCACGTAAAGCCATTAGTATCCTAAGTGACTTAGCTATCGTCAAAGTCGTTCACGGGTCTGGCGTTGAGATCTTATCGCAAGAAAAAGCGAAAAATTTCTTAAATCAAGCGCAAGAGACAACGAATATCCAGGCACTTCATGCCCAGATTGATAATATTCTAACCGTACAGAAAACATCAATTGATAATCTATCTGAGTCACTCACGACCTTATTTGAACAGACCGCACGTGTCCAAAAGAAAAGCCCATTTACACCTTTTGAGTTGCTACTTGCTGATGACTCTGAGCATCTATTCAAATCTATCGGCCAGTTAAATCTTTGGCAGACAACCGGTGCTACGATTGTTGCCATTCTCCACCATGATGAACTCGTCATGTCTCCCGGTCCCTATGCTATTTTAGAAAAAGGGGATACGATCTACTTTGTCGGTAATGAAACCATTTTTCATACCGTCAAAACTTTCTTCTACGGTCACGCCTAG
- a CDS encoding nitroreductase family protein, with protein MSFLISLANRRSIYALGKAVDFEKATATIKEAVRQSPSAFNSQTSRVLILAGEAHDNLWHTIVAKDLKAEMDRQGVPESVWSGTQEKLDGFAAAGLTALFFEDTAVVKNLQEQFPLYADNFPVWSEQSTGIASINAWTALSELGLGANLQHYNPVINETVAKTYDIPESWDLRGQLVVGSPEADVSPKAFMADEDRFKVFGL; from the coding sequence ATGTCATTCTTAATTTCATTAGCAAATCGTCGTTCAATCTATGCACTAGGTAAAGCTGTTGATTTTGAAAAAGCAACAGCAACAATTAAAGAGGCAGTTAGACAATCACCATCAGCATTTAATAGTCAGACATCACGTGTCTTGATTTTGGCAGGTGAAGCACATGATAACTTATGGCATACTATCGTTGCTAAAGATTTAAAAGCTGAAATGGACCGTCAAGGTGTACCAGAATCGGTCTGGTCAGGCACGCAAGAAAAACTTGATGGGTTTGCAGCTGCAGGTTTAACAGCACTTTTCTTTGAAGATACAGCTGTTGTCAAAAATCTACAAGAGCAATTCCCACTCTATGCTGATAATTTTCCAGTTTGGTCTGAACAATCAACTGGTATCGCATCAATTAATGCTTGGACTGCTTTGAGCGAACTTGGCTTGGGTGCTAATTTACAGCATTACAATCCAGTAATTAATGAAACAGTCGCTAAAACCTATGATATCCCTGAATCTTGGGACTTACGCGGTCAATTAGTCGTCGGATCACCTGAGGCAGATGTATCGCCTAAAGCATTTATGGCTGATGAAGATCGTTTCAAAGTGTTTGGCCTGTAA
- a CDS encoding DUF1033 family protein, translating to MYRVVEMRGDNEPWWFFDDWRQDIVAKHEFDDFYEALRFYKQEWARLSKSYPEFKSQKDFLAAFWVKTDTRWCVECDDDLQQYHSIALLEDWHPVKSFENRLPYAKASGFTPHKICQYKG from the coding sequence ATGTACAGAGTAGTTGAAATGCGCGGAGATAATGAGCCGTGGTGGTTTTTTGATGATTGGCGACAGGATATTGTTGCAAAACATGAATTTGATGATTTTTATGAGGCATTACGATTTTATAAGCAGGAGTGGGCGCGTTTATCCAAGTCTTATCCGGAATTTAAAAGTCAAAAGGACTTTCTCGCTGCGTTTTGGGTAAAGACAGATACACGCTGGTGTGTGGAGTGTGATGATGACTTACAGCAGTATCACAGCATTGCTTTATTAGAAGATTGGCATCCTGTAAAAAGCTTTGAGAATCGCTTGCCGTATGCCAAAGCTTCAGGATTTACACCTCATAAAATATGTCAATATAAGGGTTAG
- a CDS encoding Mini-ribonuclease 3 — protein MTEFRADLLNGIALAYAGDAVYEVFVRDHLLAKGITKPGELQKNAVRFVSAKAQAYLIAEMEKDAFLTEEELSYFKRGRNAHSKTTAKNTDVITYRISTGFEAVFGFNHLTGKNERVAELATYCIKKISEQIL, from the coding sequence GTGACTGAATTTAGAGCTGATTTATTAAATGGGATTGCTTTAGCATATGCTGGTGACGCAGTTTATGAAGTGTTTGTTCGCGATCACTTGTTAGCTAAAGGGATCACAAAACCAGGAGAACTACAAAAAAATGCAGTCAGATTCGTCAGTGCAAAGGCACAAGCTTACCTGATTGCTGAGATGGAAAAAGACGCATTTTTAACAGAAGAAGAGTTAAGTTATTTTAAACGTGGTCGTAATGCGCATAGTAAAACGACAGCAAAAAACACAGACGTGATTACCTACCGTATCTCTACCGGATTTGAAGCAGTGTTTGGATTTAACCATTTGACTGGTAAAAATGAACGGGTAGCAGAGCTTGCAACTTATTGCATCAAAAAAATCTCTGAGCAAATTTTATGA